The region AGTCTACGGAAGGTTCAGGTTGCTCGCAGCCTCTAACTCGCGCACTTCAAGGGCCACGGCGAGCCGCCGCATGCAAGTGCGCGGCACGGCGTCAGGACTCTAAACGCAACGCCCGGTCTGGCTTTTGTCAGGCCGGGCGTTTGCCGCTTTCAGACCCCACGGGTTTCACCGTGAGGCAGTAACAGGTAACAAGACATGGCAAAAGAATACAGCCGTACCCAACGTATCGGCGATCAGATGCAGCGTGAGCTTGCACAGCTGATCCGTCGTGAAGTCAAAGACCCGCGCGTCGGCCTGGTCACCATTACCGCTGTTGAAGTCAGCCGTGACGTCGGTCACGCCAAGATCTTCATCACCGTGATGGGCCAGGACAACGCCGAAGACATCGCGCAAAGCATCAAGGTGCTCAACTCCGCCGCCGGCTTCCTGCGCATGCAGTTGGCTCGCGAAATGAAGTTGCGCAGCGTTCCACAGTTGCACTTCCACTACGACGAAAGCGTCGTGCGTGGCGCGCACCTGTCGGCCCTGATCGAGCGTGCAGTGGCTGAAGACAATCAGCACCCGGTAGCGGCTGAACCCGAAGACGCCAAGGAGTAATCGGTGGCTCAGGTCAAACGTATCCGTCGTAACGTCAGCGGCATCATCCTTCTCGACAAACCGCTGGGGTTCACCTCCAACGCGGCGTTGCAGAAGGTTCGCTGGTTGCTGAACGCCGAGAAGGCCGGGCACACCGGTAGCCTTGATCCGCTGGCCACCGGCGTGCTGCCGTTGTGCTTCGGTGAGGCCACCAAGTTCTCGCAATACCTGCTCGACTCCGACAAGGCTTATGAAACCCTGGCGCAACTGGGCAAGACCACCACCACGGCGGATGCCGAAGGTGATGTTCTGCTGGAGCGCCCGGTGACCGTTGGTCGCGCCGATGTCGAAGCTGCTTTACCCGGTTTTCGTGGGCAAATCAGTCAGATACCGCCGATGTACTCGGCGCTCAAGCGTGATGGCCAGCCGCTGTACAAGCTGGCCCGTGCAGGCGAAGTAGTGGAGCGCGAACCGCGTTCTGTTACTATTGCGCGCTTGGAATTGCTGGCCTTTGAGGGTGATACTGCGCGGCTTGCGGTGGATTGCAGCAAAGGCACCTATATCCGCACCCTGGTGGAGGATATCGGTGAGCAACTCGGTTGTGGCGCTTACGTTGCTGAATTGCGACGTACCCAGGCCGGGCCTTTCACGCTGGCGCAGACTGTCACGCTTGAAGAGTTGGAAGCGGTACATGCCGAAGGCGGCAACGAAGCGGTCGACCGCTTCCTGATGCCATCGGACAGCGGCTTGCTGGATTGGCCACTGTTGCAGTTCTCGGAGCACAGCTCGTTCTACTGGCTTAACGGCCAACCGGTACGGGCCCCGGATGCACCGAAGTTTGGCATGGTACGGGTACAGGATCACAACGGTCGCTTCATCGGTATCGGTGAAGTGTGCGAAGACGGGCGCATCGCGCCGCGTCGACTGATTCGGTCGGAATGACCGAAACCGGTCTGCGTAACAGCAGGCTGGCGAGGGTGGCTGTTAGCAGGCACGGTCACTACTCATTTTTAGATACAGGGATTTGTCCCTGGCCTGTTGAAGCTGTTTCTCTGAAACAGTTTCCTGATAAAAGGATTGCCTCATGGCTCTCGACGTTCAAGAAAAAGCTCAAATCGTAGCTGACTACCAGCAAGCTGTTGGTGACACTGGTTCGCCAGAAGTGCAAGTTGCACTGCTGACCCACAACATCAACAAACTGCAAGGTCACTTCAAGGCCAACGGTAAAGATCACCACTCCCGTCGTGGTCTGATCCGCATGGTAAACCAGCGCCGTAAGCTGCTGGACTACCTGAAAGGCAAGGATCTGGGCCGTTACCAGGCTCTGATCGGTCGCCTGGGTCTGCGTCGCTAATAAGCGATTGCGCTAGAGGTTGGTTGTCTGTCTTGCGTCAGTGGGTTTCCCGCTGGCGCATGGCAGGCTCCCAGCCTCAAGTTTTATCTGGATACACGTTTTACCCTGGACAGACGTTGGGCCGACTCCCGACATTGCCCAAGAATTTCGCAAGAAGACAAGTTCCCCAAGAGCCACAAAGA is a window of Pseudomonas sp. 10S4 DNA encoding:
- the rbfA gene encoding 30S ribosome-binding factor RbfA, giving the protein MAKEYSRTQRIGDQMQRELAQLIRREVKDPRVGLVTITAVEVSRDVGHAKIFITVMGQDNAEDIAQSIKVLNSAAGFLRMQLAREMKLRSVPQLHFHYDESVVRGAHLSALIERAVAEDNQHPVAAEPEDAKE
- the truB gene encoding tRNA pseudouridine(55) synthase TruB yields the protein MAQVKRIRRNVSGIILLDKPLGFTSNAALQKVRWLLNAEKAGHTGSLDPLATGVLPLCFGEATKFSQYLLDSDKAYETLAQLGKTTTTADAEGDVLLERPVTVGRADVEAALPGFRGQISQIPPMYSALKRDGQPLYKLARAGEVVEREPRSVTIARLELLAFEGDTARLAVDCSKGTYIRTLVEDIGEQLGCGAYVAELRRTQAGPFTLAQTVTLEELEAVHAEGGNEAVDRFLMPSDSGLLDWPLLQFSEHSSFYWLNGQPVRAPDAPKFGMVRVQDHNGRFIGIGEVCEDGRIAPRRLIRSE
- the rpsO gene encoding 30S ribosomal protein S15, with the protein product MALDVQEKAQIVADYQQAVGDTGSPEVQVALLTHNINKLQGHFKANGKDHHSRRGLIRMVNQRRKLLDYLKGKDLGRYQALIGRLGLRR